One Gemmatimonadaceae bacterium genomic window, TCCTTCGCGGTGCTCTCGAGCTCGAGCTTGACCGCGTCCTCGGAAAAAAACTCGCGCAGCTCCATTCACTCCCTCGGTTCGCTGTTGCACACGCCCGCGCGTGCGGAATCGAGCAAGTTACCGGTGAACGATAAGAGAGTCAAACCGTGACGTTGCATGCATTTCCAAGGTCCGTTAGCTTCGAAATCATGCGCTTCCCGTTCGCTGTCGACGCTGCATTGCCGCTTTATCTCGCACCGATGGCTGGTGTATCCGAGTCGCCTTTCCGGCGTCTCTGCCGCCGCTTTGGCGCTGATGTCGTGGTAACGGAGTTTCTCTCCGCCGAGGCAATCCGTCGCGAGAACAAGGCGACGCTTGCAAAGCTGCGCTTCGCTGCCGACGAGCGCCCTATCGGAGTGCAGATCTTCGGCTCCGATCCGTTGGGAATGGGAGAGGCTGCCGCACTCGTCACCGAAGTGTTCGAGCCAGAGTTCATCGACATCAACTTCGGATGCCCGGTGAAAAAGGTCGTGAAGCGCAACGGTGGCTCCGGCTGTCTCAAGGATCTCGATCTGGTGCAGACGGTCATACGATCGGTCATCAGTCACACGCATCTTCCGGTGACGGTAAAGATTCGCAGTGGATGGAGCGAGGAGATGCGCGATCCCGTGACCATTGGATTGCGCTGCCAGGACGCCGGAGCTCGCGCGCTTGCGCTTCACCCTCGCACGCGGACGCAGATGTACTCGGGTTCGGCGCGATGGGAGGAGATTGCAGCGGTCGTCGATGCGCTCGACATTCCGGTGATCGGGAATGGCGACATCAAGACGGCGGAGGACGCTGTGCGGCTTCAGCGTGAGACCGGATGCGCGGCAGTGATGATTGCGCGCGGCTCGTTCGGGCAGCCGTGGATCTTCGATCAGACGCGTGCATTGCTCGAGGGCAAGCCAAAGCCTCCCGCGCCGCCGGTCGAGGAGCGGTTCGCGATCGCCATCGAGCACGCGCGGATGGCGGAGCATTACGAGCCCGACTTGCGCGGCGCGGCGATCGAGTTCCGAAAGCATCTGGGCTGGTATGTGAAGGGATTGCCGAGCGCTGCCGAGCTCAAGAAGCGGCTGTTTGCTGTTCAGTCTTTTGGCGAGATAGAGGGGATTTTCGCCGATTATCTCGCCGGCCGGACGGAGGAGCTGGTCCCAGCGTAACTGTTGCTCTCCCAGCGGCTTGCGTGAAGCACTTCAAGTAACGTCTCAGCCTGATTTCTGTTGACTGGGGAGTGCTGGAGCGCTATATTCAATAATTAGGGGGCGACTGGCTTCGACGGGGTTGGTGAAGCTGTGGCCGCGTGCCCAGGTCCTCGGATCCTGGTAAAACCTCTGGGAAAATTTTCAACTGCCAACGATAACCTGGCACTGGCTGCGTAACTCTTAGGAGTTGCTGCACCTGCCCATGATGAAGCCCTCCTGAGGCGGCGTCATGGGTATCGCAAATTCGGGATAGTCGGGCGTCGCGCCTTCAGGCGCCCTGCGAAACTTTAGAAGGCTTGTTCAGCAGTGGGCCGCCCATCGGCCAGCGGCTGGAGACCTCAATCGATGGGATACGCACGTAGAAGCTGTGGTGAATTCAGTCTCGGACCGGGGTTCGAATCCCCGCGCCTCCACTCGTACGATGTCGATTTGAGCCGAGCGGCGCCTCGCAGGCGCCGTTTCGCTTTTCACGACTTCGCCGCGAAACGAAGACGATTTTCGGCATACAGACCCGCCGCCCACGACCTCGCAGCCGACAACTATATTGGAGCCGATGAGACTGTCAGCACTGTCCCTCGGCGCGTTGATTGGCGGGATCGCGGTCGGCTGCGGGCCGGATAAACGGGCGGCTGCGGAGAATCCCGTCAAATGGACCGTGTCGGATTCTACGGCGCAGCTGCACGCCGGAACCGCAACAACGTTGCGCCTCGCCGCCGCGATCGATTCCGGCTGGTACATCTACTCGATCACCCAGAAACCCGGCGGTCCCACGCCAATGACAATCTCCGTCGCTCCCTCGCCGCCATTCAGTCTCGATGGATCTGCTGTTGGCCCGCAGCCGATAGTCATCTTCGACAAGGAGTTCGGAATCGAAACCGAGCGCTACGAAGGGAATCCTGCTTTTGCCGTTCCGGTTTCCGTCGCTGCGACTTCAGGCGCAGAAACTAAGACGCTCGACATCAAAGTTCGCTATCAGGCGTGTAATGCCAGCTTCTGTCTCCCGGCACGGACAACGGTACTTACGACGCGCGTCGAGGTAGCAGGTCGAACATGAGCTCTTTCCTCTGGCTTGCAGCTGTCACAGGCGCGCTCTCGCTCCTCACGCCCTGCGTGTTCCCGATGATTCCGGTGACGGCAGCGTACTTCAGCCAGCTCTCGCACCGCGGACGCGGCTGGGTGCTGCGCAACGCGCTGCTCTTCGCCGGCGGGATGGTCGTGACCTTCACGGGGCTGGGACTCGCGCTCGCCCTGCTCATCGGAGCGTCCGGCCTGGCACGGCTCGCCGCCAACCCGTGGGTGAACATCGCGATCGGAATTTCCTTCGCCGCATTTGCGTTTAACCTCATGGGGCTCTGGGAGCTCAGAGTGCCATTTGCAAACGCAGCCGCAGGCAGCGCGGACGCTTCCGCCCGCGCGCGCGCAGGAAGCGGATCCGCCTCGCTCCTCATGGGCTTTGCATTCACGCTCGCTTCATTTACGTGCACGGCGCCGTTCGTCGGCCCGCTGCTCGTGTCGGCCGCGCGAGGGGACTGGCCTCGCCCGCTGCTCGGCATGCTCGTGTTTTCGCTCGT contains:
- a CDS encoding protein-disulfide reductase DsbD N-terminal domain-containing protein, which translates into the protein MRLSALSLGALIGGIAVGCGPDKRAAAENPVKWTVSDSTAQLHAGTATTLRLAAAIDSGWYIYSITQKPGGPTPMTISVAPSPPFSLDGSAVGPQPIVIFDKEFGIETERYEGNPAFAVPVSVAATSGAETKTLDIKVRYQACNASFCLPARTTVLTTRVEVAGRT
- the dusB gene encoding tRNA dihydrouridine synthase DusB; translated protein: MRFPFAVDAALPLYLAPMAGVSESPFRRLCRRFGADVVVTEFLSAEAIRRENKATLAKLRFAADERPIGVQIFGSDPLGMGEAAALVTEVFEPEFIDINFGCPVKKVVKRNGGSGCLKDLDLVQTVIRSVISHTHLPVTVKIRSGWSEEMRDPVTIGLRCQDAGARALALHPRTRTQMYSGSARWEEIAAVVDALDIPVIGNGDIKTAEDAVRLQRETGCAAVMIARGSFGQPWIFDQTRALLEGKPKPPAPPVEERFAIAIEHARMAEHYEPDLRGAAIEFRKHLGWYVKGLPSAAELKKRLFAVQSFGEIEGIFADYLAGRTEELVPA